From Psychrobium sp. MM17-31, the proteins below share one genomic window:
- the lgt gene encoding prolipoprotein diacylglyceryl transferase → MQEFIQFPQIDPVIFSIGPIALRWYGLMYLLGFAGAIWLGNKQADKPNSGWTRDQVSDLLFYGFLGVILGGRIGYVLFYHFDLFLADPIYLFKVWEGGMSFHGGLIGVITALFYFARREKKHLLQIGDFVAPLVPLGLGFGRIGNFINGELWGRVTDVPWAMVFPGGGPLARHPSQLYQAALEGFCLFLVLFLLSRKPRPLGLISGAFLFGYGVCRFIIEFFRAPDKHLESLVTEYSLSMGQMLTIPMLIIGAWLIYRALQNKSSLKEAA, encoded by the coding sequence GTGCAAGAGTTTATTCAGTTTCCGCAAATAGATCCTGTTATTTTCAGTATTGGTCCAATTGCGCTTCGTTGGTACGGATTAATGTATCTGTTGGGCTTTGCAGGGGCAATTTGGCTTGGTAATAAACAGGCAGACAAACCTAATTCTGGTTGGACACGCGATCAAGTTAGTGATCTTCTATTTTACGGCTTTTTAGGGGTAATTCTCGGCGGTCGTATCGGTTATGTTTTGTTTTATCATTTTGATTTATTCCTCGCCGATCCTATTTATTTATTTAAGGTCTGGGAAGGCGGTATGTCATTCCATGGCGGCCTCATTGGTGTAATAACTGCACTGTTTTACTTTGCGCGTCGTGAAAAGAAACATCTATTGCAAATAGGTGATTTTGTTGCCCCGCTAGTTCCCTTGGGATTAGGGTTTGGTCGTATCGGTAACTTTATTAATGGCGAGTTATGGGGACGAGTCACTGATGTGCCTTGGGCAATGGTATTTCCGGGCGGTGGCCCACTGGCAAGACATCCTTCTCAGTTATATCAAGCGGCACTAGAAGGTTTCTGTTTGTTCTTAGTGTTATTTTTACTTTCTCGTAAGCCTCGTCCACTTGGCTTAATAAGTGGTGCGTTCTTGTTTGGTTATGGTGTATGTCGCTTTATTATTGAGTTCTTTAGAGCACCGGATAAGCATTTAGAATCATTGGTAACAGAATACAGTTTAAGCATGGGACAAATGTTAACTATCCCAATGCTCATTATTGGCGCGTGGTTAATTTATCGCGCATTACAAAATAAATCGTCGTTAAAGGAAGCCGCTTAA
- the thyA gene encoding thymidylate synthase yields the protein MKEYLDLMQHIVDNGNDKSDRTGTGTRSVFGYQMRFDLSKGFPLVTTKKCHLRSIIHELLWFLNGDTNIGYLTDNGVRIWDEWADENGDLGPVYGKQWRSWPKGDGEFVDQITDLVELLKNDPDSRRMIVCAWNVGELGEMALSPCHCLFQFYVANGKLSCQLYQRSCDVFLGLPFNIASYAMLTHMLAQQVGLDVGEFVWTGGDTHLYSNHMEQVALQLSREPRPMPTLTIMRKPDSIFDYKFEDFEISDYDPHPHISAPVAV from the coding sequence ATGAAAGAGTATTTGGATTTAATGCAACACATTGTCGATAACGGCAATGACAAATCAGATCGCACTGGCACGGGTACGCGCAGTGTGTTTGGTTATCAAATGCGTTTTGATTTAAGCAAAGGCTTTCCATTAGTGACCACTAAGAAATGTCATTTACGCTCTATTATTCACGAGTTGCTGTGGTTCTTAAATGGCGATACTAATATCGGCTATTTGACCGATAACGGCGTTCGAATTTGGGATGAGTGGGCTGACGAGAATGGCGATCTTGGTCCTGTTTATGGTAAGCAATGGCGCAGCTGGCCAAAAGGCGATGGCGAATTTGTCGATCAAATTACTGATTTGGTTGAACTGTTGAAAAACGATCCTGATTCTCGCCGCATGATTGTGTGTGCATGGAATGTTGGTGAGCTAGGTGAAATGGCATTGTCCCCTTGTCATTGTTTGTTCCAATTTTACGTTGCTAACGGCAAACTTTCTTGTCAGCTTTATCAGCGCAGTTGTGATGTGTTCTTAGGGCTGCCATTTAACATTGCTAGCTACGCCATGTTAACGCATATGCTGGCGCAACAAGTTGGACTCGACGTCGGTGAGTTTGTGTGGACTGGTGGTGATACCCACCTATACAGCAACCATATGGAGCAGGTAGCTTTACAGCTCAGTCGTGAACCACGTCCAATGCCAACACTTACCATTATGCGTAAACCTGATTCTATCTTTGATTACAAATTTGAAGATTTTGAAATCAGTGATTATGATCCACACCCACACATTAGCGCGCCTGTTGCAGTTTAG